A part of Bdellovibrionales bacterium genomic DNA contains:
- a CDS encoding VWA domain-containing protein: MTKFNIFTKMVSPFEMNGDIGGSLWSVGFVDTDLLLPKDICWTPDQKLNTNLVQLLILKSVAIKALGLKFKFNDRERVAPRLYILSKMPLINSWLDQQFPQFFEFERQSYLQLEVFLPRKNSSVLAYWRKQISSRAMTLNLDSEVGFKDLISQQKRNDTVPIYLHSCVPLPYRELSLSSSGSISSSDRPSSDNKTQKKRRQKEFVEEADLSKQGPANPILHSFEKMETADDYDGGRRVESGDDELDAHSNSLDELELNRHTSVGEASSLYHQDSPQFKSQNANSDQSHFFQSHQYHEWNFRENRYLKSFCSVFPILPCELQESEGFKKIVLIKYKLLIAEWKAKINSIVNTPRWKNRLIHGSEIDLDSMIRLKPELNLFSGRPRVFSEKRKNESDISVLVLADVSYSTDTWINGQKVIDIIKNSIAVASFVFEDIFDKVSVAITSSQTRKKIEYRELKKFDETWIHFFRRSHEIVPHQYTRLGPAIRHAIKILSIENSTKPILILITDGKPTDLDPYEGSYGQQDVRKAIEEAKNKGINVLTLTISDFDPVSLKRTFERPCPIKNPDDFCRETFQFIWKLCLKGK; encoded by the coding sequence ATGACAAAGTTTAATATTTTTACAAAAATGGTCTCTCCATTTGAAATGAATGGTGATATTGGTGGAAGTCTATGGTCAGTCGGTTTCGTGGATACAGATTTATTACTTCCTAAGGATATTTGTTGGACCCCCGACCAAAAATTAAACACAAATTTAGTGCAGTTGCTAATTTTGAAATCGGTCGCTATTAAAGCGCTCGGCCTAAAATTCAAATTTAATGATAGAGAACGGGTCGCACCTCGGCTGTATATTCTATCGAAAATGCCTCTTATCAATTCCTGGCTTGACCAACAATTTCCACAATTCTTTGAATTTGAAAGACAAAGCTATTTGCAACTTGAGGTCTTCTTGCCTAGAAAAAATAGCTCTGTTTTGGCGTATTGGCGAAAACAAATTTCTAGTCGAGCGATGACTTTGAATCTGGACTCTGAAGTTGGATTTAAAGATCTAATTAGTCAGCAAAAAAGAAACGATACAGTGCCAATCTATTTACACTCTTGTGTTCCGTTGCCGTATCGTGAGCTGAGCCTATCTTCTTCAGGCTCGATATCCTCATCGGACCGACCGAGTTCAGATAATAAAACTCAAAAAAAGCGTCGCCAAAAGGAGTTTGTAGAAGAAGCTGATTTAAGTAAACAAGGGCCAGCGAACCCTATTTTGCATAGCTTTGAGAAAATGGAGACTGCTGATGACTACGACGGAGGCCGCCGTGTGGAATCCGGGGATGACGAACTTGATGCTCATAGCAACTCATTGGATGAGCTTGAACTAAACAGGCACACTTCCGTCGGCGAGGCATCTTCGCTTTATCACCAAGACAGTCCTCAATTCAAATCACAAAATGCGAATTCAGATCAGAGCCATTTTTTCCAAAGTCACCAATATCACGAATGGAATTTTAGAGAAAATAGGTACTTAAAATCATTTTGCTCAGTATTTCCAATTCTGCCATGTGAGCTACAGGAAAGTGAAGGCTTCAAAAAAATAGTCTTAATAAAATACAAGTTACTGATTGCCGAATGGAAAGCCAAAATTAATTCGATTGTAAATACTCCAAGATGGAAGAATAGATTAATCCATGGTTCCGAAATCGATTTGGATAGTATGATCAGATTGAAGCCAGAACTAAATCTTTTTTCAGGAAGGCCACGTGTTTTCTCAGAAAAGCGAAAAAATGAAAGTGATATTTCGGTTTTGGTACTTGCTGATGTATCCTATTCCACAGACACTTGGATAAATGGCCAAAAAGTAATCGACATAATAAAAAATTCTATCGCAGTTGCTAGCTTTGTATTTGAGGATATCTTTGACAAGGTGAGTGTCGCCATTACCAGTAGTCAAACAAGAAAAAAAATTGAATATAGAGAGCTCAAAAAATTCGATGAAACTTGGATTCATTTTTTTCGACGGTCGCATGAAATAGTACCACACCAATACACTAGGCTGGGGCCTGCCATTCGGCACGCAATTAAAATTCTCTCAATTGAAAATTCGACGAAGCCAATCCTTATTTTGATTACCGATGGTAAGCCAACCGATTTAGACCCCTACGAAGGCTCCTATGGCCAACAGGACGTTCGCAAAGCAATCGAAGAGGCAAAAAATAAAGGTATAAATGTACTTACACTAACTATTTCAGATTTTGACCCTGTTTCATTGAAAAGAACATTCGAACGCCCTTGTCCAATTAAAAATCCTGACGACTTTTGTCGCGAAACCTTTCAGTTTATTTGGAAACTGTGCCTGAAGGGTAAATAA
- a CDS encoding Crp/Fnr family transcriptional regulator codes for MASQNFIYGALSEIKGFALFKGLSDDVILNLCATSEIKIHKHKEQVFAFGDPASCFGIVLSGAYKLSRIAVSGEESVIHFSSPGDVVAALVMPQVKPVYPVNVKAMGPSRILLIHRDIYIQNWLKNPELITRIQGLLSTRMSRLQNQKVMQRAPLQSKVAAMLLQLVAKDTIEDELEVPLPLTRKEIADTLGVTVESVIRVMSEWVKKGYIITTDQHIKILEPNILIAQVED; via the coding sequence TTGGCAAGTCAAAATTTTATATACGGAGCGCTTTCAGAAATCAAAGGATTTGCCCTGTTTAAAGGGCTGAGTGACGATGTAATTCTGAATCTCTGTGCCACTTCAGAAATCAAAATTCATAAGCATAAAGAACAGGTTTTCGCTTTCGGGGATCCCGCTTCTTGTTTTGGAATAGTTTTATCTGGAGCGTACAAGCTGTCACGCATAGCAGTTTCGGGAGAGGAATCTGTCATTCACTTCTCATCCCCTGGCGACGTAGTTGCCGCTTTAGTCATGCCGCAGGTTAAGCCTGTTTACCCGGTCAATGTAAAAGCCATGGGCCCGTCTCGGATTCTGCTGATACATAGAGACATTTATATTCAAAATTGGCTAAAAAATCCAGAATTGATCACTCGAATCCAAGGTCTACTATCGACACGCATGAGTCGTTTACAGAATCAAAAAGTCATGCAACGAGCCCCGCTTCAATCTAAAGTGGCTGCCATGCTGTTACAACTCGTTGCTAAAGACACAATTGAAGATGAGCTTGAAGTTCCTTTGCCACTTACTCGCAAGGAAATTGCAGATACACTTGGCGTCACAGTAGAATCAGTAATTCGTGTCATGAGTGAGTGGGTCAAAAAGGGCTATATTATTACGACCGACCAACACATTAAAATTTTAGAGCCCAACATTCTTATAGCTCAAGTTGAGGATTGA
- the icd gene encoding NADP-dependent isocitrate dehydrogenase: MSSATAAIPKFKDLTPPREGGTIVFLQGRFSVPDHPIVPFIEGDGTGPDIWRASKMVLDAAVQKSYQGKKKIAWFEVYAGEKAFKKYGNWLPDDTIEAFRHYLVSIKGPLTTPIGEGMRSLNVAIRQILDLYVCLRPVCYFEGVPSPVKKPADVDMVIFRENTEDIYAGIEFAQGTEDVKKVLNFLKESFPASYKKIRFPETCGIGIKPVSREGTERLVRSAIEYAIAQKKKSVTLVHKGNIMKYTEGGFRNWGYALAEKEFGDHIYSWNKWEQTKKSKGEEAANAEQSEALARGKILIKDAIADIALQQVLTRPKEFDVIATLNLNGDYLSDALAAQVGGIGIAPGGNINYQTGHAVFEATHGTAPKYADQDKVNPGSVILSGEMLLRHIGWNEAADLVISGLEGAIGAKTVTYDFARLMTMEGAKAVKEISCSQFGEAVISHMG; encoded by the coding sequence ATGTCTTCTGCAACTGCTGCCATCCCGAAGTTCAAGGACCTGACTCCGCCTCGAGAGGGAGGGACCATTGTGTTTTTGCAGGGTCGGTTCAGTGTTCCCGATCATCCCATTGTCCCTTTTATCGAAGGAGATGGAACAGGGCCTGATATTTGGCGGGCTTCAAAAATGGTTCTCGATGCAGCGGTGCAAAAATCATATCAGGGAAAGAAAAAGATTGCTTGGTTTGAAGTTTATGCTGGAGAGAAGGCGTTCAAGAAGTATGGGAATTGGCTTCCTGACGATACAATTGAGGCCTTTCGTCATTATTTGGTTTCGATTAAGGGTCCCTTGACAACACCAATCGGTGAGGGGATGAGGTCTTTAAATGTGGCTATACGTCAGATTTTGGATCTCTACGTCTGTTTGCGTCCTGTCTGCTACTTTGAAGGAGTTCCCTCTCCTGTAAAAAAGCCGGCAGATGTAGACATGGTGATCTTCAGAGAGAATACCGAAGATATTTATGCAGGAATTGAATTTGCGCAAGGGACTGAGGACGTCAAAAAAGTTTTAAATTTCTTGAAGGAATCTTTCCCGGCTTCTTACAAGAAAATCCGATTTCCTGAAACCTGTGGAATTGGAATTAAACCTGTTTCCCGGGAGGGAACAGAGAGGTTGGTTCGATCGGCAATTGAATATGCCATCGCTCAGAAGAAGAAGTCGGTGACCTTGGTGCATAAGGGCAATATCATGAAATACACGGAGGGTGGTTTCAGGAATTGGGGCTATGCTTTGGCCGAAAAGGAATTCGGAGACCATATCTATTCTTGGAACAAATGGGAGCAGACAAAAAAGAGCAAAGGGGAAGAGGCCGCCAATGCGGAGCAATCCGAAGCTTTGGCGAGAGGAAAAATACTGATTAAAGACGCCATTGCTGACATTGCGCTTCAGCAAGTCTTAACCCGACCCAAGGAGTTTGATGTCATTGCGACGCTGAACCTCAATGGAGATTATCTTTCGGATGCCTTAGCTGCTCAGGTGGGAGGGATCGGGATTGCCCCTGGTGGAAATATCAACTACCAGACGGGTCATGCTGTTTTTGAAGCCACTCACGGAACCGCTCCGAAGTATGCCGATCAGGACAAGGTGAATCCCGGCTCGGTTATTCTTTCAGGAGAGATGCTTCTCCGTCATATTGGCTGGAATGAAGCTGCTGATTTGGTGATATCAGGACTTGAAGGGGCGATTGGGGCTAAGACGGTGACCTACGACTTTGCTCGTCTCATGACAATGGAAGGAGCAAAGGCTGTTAAAGAAATCAGTTGTTCTCAATTTGGCGAGGCCGTCATCAGTCACATGGGTTAA
- a CDS encoding DUF2249 domain-containing protein, which yields MIESVIYIPSFEGEYKTGLIFSMIEGLKLGKNLKFICDKSPVELENLLQESGLKNVAWTSRTVDTGKWELLIHKDDPLNSASVGCCGMCGGHQIEKPGG from the coding sequence ATGATAGAAAGTGTAATCTATATTCCGTCTTTTGAAGGTGAATACAAAACCGGTCTTATTTTTTCGATGATCGAGGGTCTAAAACTTGGAAAAAATCTTAAATTTATTTGCGATAAATCACCAGTAGAGCTTGAAAACCTACTTCAAGAGTCAGGACTAAAAAACGTAGCTTGGACGTCGCGAACAGTCGATACTGGAAAGTGGGAACTGTTAATTCACAAAGATGATCCATTGAATTCAGCATCGGTAGGGTGTTGCGGAATGTGCGGCGGACATCAAATAGAAAAACCTGGAGGCTGA
- a CDS encoding glycosyltransferase family 9 protein, with protein MHFEKILILRFSSFGDIVQCFSAADHLANGFPQAEIHWAVRSDSADLVSSHPKIHRILSLDRKSGWLGLWKLAKKMRSENYTHIYDAHCNLRSHLLTWILLFPFFGGPSFLRRKKHRIKRWFLLRLGWKVLPWPFRASRSFVLPLEKWNIRWQESLERDLRLPELPENLFSSLHHPDFKLSEAIIVAPSAAWEMKRWPIESWTELIRQMEERIFIVVGGPADDFCSVIQKMFPDRTVNLAGKLSWLETSRLIREAKAVVSGDTGVLHLSDYLNKPTFALIGPTAFGFPSWKNSKLIEIDLPCRPCTKDGRGKCSQPIYKKCLVDISPQLVSTTLRGSLL; from the coding sequence ATGCATTTTGAAAAAATTCTGATTCTTCGCTTTTCTAGCTTTGGAGACATTGTCCAGTGTTTTTCGGCGGCGGATCATTTAGCCAATGGCTTCCCCCAAGCTGAAATTCACTGGGCCGTGAGAAGTGACTCAGCTGATCTTGTTTCTTCTCACCCAAAAATCCATCGAATTTTGAGTCTTGATCGCAAGAGCGGTTGGCTCGGGTTGTGGAAACTGGCAAAGAAGATGAGGTCTGAAAACTACACTCATATTTATGATGCTCATTGTAATCTTCGATCACACCTTTTGACTTGGATTCTGTTATTTCCATTTTTTGGCGGACCTTCATTTCTGAGACGCAAAAAACACCGGATCAAACGATGGTTCCTATTAAGGCTTGGATGGAAAGTTCTGCCTTGGCCCTTTCGCGCCTCCCGGTCATTTGTTCTGCCTCTGGAAAAATGGAATATCAGGTGGCAAGAATCCCTTGAACGTGATCTTCGACTTCCAGAGCTACCTGAAAACCTATTCTCTTCTCTTCATCACCCAGATTTTAAATTGTCTGAAGCGATCATTGTCGCGCCCTCGGCCGCGTGGGAGATGAAGCGTTGGCCAATTGAGTCCTGGACTGAACTCATTCGGCAAATGGAAGAGCGCATTTTTATTGTCGTGGGGGGACCGGCTGATGATTTCTGCTCAGTCATTCAGAAAATGTTTCCGGATCGAACGGTCAATTTAGCGGGAAAGCTCTCTTGGCTTGAGACCTCTCGGCTCATCCGAGAAGCAAAGGCTGTCGTCAGCGGAGACACGGGCGTTCTCCATTTGAGTGATTATTTGAACAAGCCCACTTTTGCTCTCATTGGACCAACGGCCTTTGGATTTCCTTCCTGGAAAAATTCGAAGCTGATCGAAATTGATCTCCCTTGTCGGCCCTGCACAAAGGATGGACGGGGAAAATGCTCTCAACCTATTTATAAAAAGTGTTTGGTTGATATTTCTCCCCAGCTCGTATCAACCACTCTCCGAGGTTCTCTTTTGTGA
- a CDS encoding CbbQ/NirQ/NorQ/GpvN family protein, producing MMKEANSEPMYISTDNEIEVFEHCFKLQLPLLLKGPTGCGKSQFVEYMAKKTNRPLIKVSCHEDTNAADLIGRFLIQNGETVWQDGPVSRAIKTNALLYLDEFAEAREDVVVALHPLTDHRREIYIDKINSTIRANSEFMLIASYNPGYQKGLKEIKPSTKQRFVVVAMNYLSMEREKDLLIKLAGVDVKCAQLLAQLAHKIRSKEDLMLKETISTRLLVNAALMIREGMNSRKACHVAISEVLSDDRQIVESLNDFINLHI from the coding sequence ATGATGAAGGAAGCGAACTCCGAGCCGATGTATATTTCGACCGACAACGAAATAGAGGTTTTTGAACACTGTTTCAAGCTTCAATTACCTCTTCTTCTAAAAGGGCCTACTGGCTGCGGAAAATCGCAGTTTGTTGAATACATGGCAAAGAAGACAAATCGCCCATTGATCAAAGTTTCATGCCACGAAGACACGAATGCGGCTGACTTAATAGGGCGATTTTTAATTCAAAACGGAGAAACTGTTTGGCAAGATGGCCCCGTCAGCAGAGCTATTAAAACCAACGCACTTTTATATTTGGATGAATTTGCAGAGGCTCGTGAAGACGTTGTCGTGGCGCTACATCCCTTGACGGACCATCGCCGCGAAATTTATATCGATAAGATAAACTCTACAATCCGCGCAAATTCTGAATTCATGTTGATCGCTAGCTACAATCCTGGCTATCAAAAAGGACTAAAAGAGATTAAACCATCAACGAAACAGCGTTTCGTCGTTGTCGCAATGAATTACCTTTCGATGGAAAGGGAAAAAGATCTCTTGATAAAGTTAGCGGGTGTTGATGTGAAATGTGCGCAGCTCCTTGCGCAACTCGCACACAAGATTCGATCTAAAGAAGATCTAATGTTGAAGGAAACGATATCGACTAGACTGCTTGTAAATGCGGCCCTAATGATTCGTGAGGGGATGAATTCCCGCAAAGCCTGTCATGTTGCGATTTCAGAGGTTCTTAGTGATGATCGCCAAATCGTAGAATCACTAAATGATTTTATCAATCTGCACATATAA
- the nirK gene encoding nitrite reductase, copper-containing gives MKEYLLAVSILPFFIVSNQSFADSAKGEIATLTAPPFVPPPITRKTSAKLIVNLEVVEKKMKIADGVDYTFWTYGGTVPGSFIRVREGDSVEFHLKNHPSSKMPHNIDLHAVTGQGGGAGASFTLPGHESVFSFKAINKGLYVYHCATAPVGMHIANGMYGLILVEPKEGLPKVDREYYVMQGDFYTKGKFGKQGYQPFDMEKAIDERPTYVVFNGSTSSMTGDNALKARVGETIRLFVGNGGPNLVSSFHVIGEIFDKVYKEGASEFNTNVQTTLVPAGGSAIVEYKVEVPSNLVLVDHSIFRTFNKGSLGLMKVEGAENLEIYSGKTADNVYLPEGGAIQKVTDKEIVSVAATLEDQIKFGRNIYQQNCAACHQADGKGIPGAFPPLASADYFNADWKRAIDVVKNGKTGAITVNGTPYNGVMPSLGLSEEDIANVLTFVSHSWGNKNVCLRNLMFLRYS, from the coding sequence ATGAAAGAATACTTGCTTGCGGTCTCAATTTTACCATTTTTTATCGTCAGTAATCAGTCGTTTGCCGATAGTGCAAAAGGCGAAATTGCAACTCTGACAGCTCCGCCATTTGTGCCGCCGCCAATTACAAGAAAAACCTCTGCTAAATTGATTGTAAACCTTGAAGTGGTCGAAAAGAAAATGAAAATCGCTGATGGAGTAGATTACACGTTTTGGACCTATGGAGGAACCGTTCCCGGAAGTTTTATTCGAGTCCGAGAGGGTGATTCTGTCGAATTTCACTTAAAAAATCATCCATCGTCTAAAATGCCACACAATATCGATTTACATGCGGTTACTGGCCAAGGTGGAGGCGCAGGAGCGTCCTTTACTCTCCCAGGCCATGAAAGTGTCTTCTCATTTAAGGCAATTAACAAAGGACTCTACGTTTATCACTGTGCGACTGCTCCGGTAGGAATGCATATAGCAAATGGTATGTATGGTTTGATTTTAGTAGAGCCAAAAGAGGGTCTGCCTAAGGTTGATCGCGAGTACTATGTTATGCAAGGCGACTTTTATACCAAAGGTAAATTCGGCAAACAGGGCTACCAACCTTTTGATATGGAAAAAGCAATTGACGAAAGACCGACTTATGTTGTTTTCAATGGATCAACCAGTTCAATGACCGGAGACAACGCTCTAAAAGCAAGAGTGGGCGAAACTATTCGTTTATTTGTCGGCAATGGCGGGCCAAATTTGGTTTCATCCTTTCATGTCATTGGAGAAATTTTTGATAAGGTCTATAAAGAAGGGGCATCTGAATTCAATACAAACGTTCAGACAACTTTAGTGCCTGCCGGTGGCTCAGCCATCGTTGAGTATAAAGTTGAAGTGCCAAGCAATCTCGTGCTTGTAGATCATAGTATATTTCGCACCTTTAATAAGGGTTCCCTGGGACTTATGAAAGTCGAAGGCGCAGAAAATTTGGAAATATATTCTGGTAAAACAGCAGACAATGTCTATTTGCCTGAAGGCGGTGCCATTCAAAAAGTGACTGACAAGGAAATTGTCAGTGTGGCGGCAACGCTTGAAGATCAGATTAAGTTTGGAAGAAATATTTACCAGCAGAACTGCGCCGCCTGCCACCAAGCAGATGGCAAAGGTATTCCTGGAGCATTTCCCCCATTGGCATCCGCAGATTATTTCAATGCGGATTGGAAGCGTGCCATTGATGTCGTTAAAAACGGGAAAACTGGCGCGATCACTGTAAATGGAACACCCTATAACGGTGTTATGCCATCGCTAGGGCTAAGTGAAGAGGACATTGCCAACGTGCTGACTTTTGTCTCTCACTCTTGGGGAAATAAAAACGTGTGTTTAAGAAATCTGATGTTTCTGCGGTACAGCTAA
- a CDS encoding formylglycine-generating enzyme family protein yields MSLLISSFLIIAFTTSSLKASELVTVPKGKVEAIWLSPVSKKAKVKSNKVIIAVDAFRTQIYPVTVTQFREFLGIHPEWSKSNTSSLFKDDYYLRDLETAPEKAPVTFVTWFAARAYCESYGLRLPTINEWEYAAAASESNRNANREEKFLRRILNWYGEPQGERLKDVGSIYKNVYGIWDMHGLIWEWVDDFNSSFVTGESREDSSFNKDMFCGAGALSSADKENYAAFMRFAFRSGLKGKSAVWNLGFRCVR; encoded by the coding sequence ATGAGCTTGCTAATCAGTAGTTTTTTAATAATTGCTTTTACAACAAGCTCATTAAAAGCTTCTGAATTAGTAACGGTTCCAAAGGGAAAGGTTGAGGCCATATGGCTATCACCAGTTTCAAAAAAGGCAAAAGTAAAATCGAATAAAGTTATAATTGCGGTCGACGCCTTTAGAACTCAAATCTATCCAGTAACAGTTACGCAATTTAGAGAATTTCTTGGAATACATCCGGAGTGGTCTAAAAGCAATACCTCCTCGTTATTCAAAGACGACTACTATCTGCGTGATCTTGAAACAGCTCCAGAAAAAGCACCGGTCACATTTGTTACCTGGTTTGCTGCAAGAGCTTATTGTGAGTCGTATGGACTTCGATTGCCAACAATTAACGAATGGGAATATGCCGCGGCTGCATCGGAGTCAAATAGGAATGCTAATCGTGAAGAAAAATTTTTGCGACGTATTCTGAATTGGTACGGCGAACCTCAGGGTGAGCGACTCAAAGATGTGGGCAGCATCTATAAAAATGTTTACGGCATCTGGGATATGCACGGATTAATTTGGGAATGGGTTGATGATTTCAACTCTAGCTTTGTAACCGGAGAGAGCCGTGAGGATAGCTCTTTTAATAAGGATATGTTTTGCGGGGCAGGAGCGCTTTCGTCAGCAGACAAAGAAAACTATGCTGCGTTTATGCGATTCGCATTCAGATCAGGTCTCAAAGGTAAAAGTGCCGTTTGGAATTTGGGATTTAGATGTGTCCGATAG
- a CDS encoding cytochrome c: MLSKSQAKAFFVLGTAAFSAIFIGLTIDTFQRIPKQTNANQLTDSAIRGKHLFDKKNCMGCHTIMGEGAYYAPELTKVIDRRGEAFVKAVLKDPEAMYPGQRKMINYKFNDQEIEDLASFLTWVGKMDLNGFPPKPDLIATAGYGAGSNPLETVKQPQIFGQVCTACHALNGRGGNVGPALDGVGSKFDIQYITQWLKDPAAIKTDTKMPKLPLSDKDIAELATYLSSLKGETK; the protein is encoded by the coding sequence ATGCTTTCAAAATCACAAGCAAAGGCTTTTTTTGTCCTTGGGACCGCTGCGTTTTCTGCAATCTTCATTGGTTTGACAATAGATACGTTTCAAAGAATTCCAAAGCAAACAAATGCAAATCAGCTCACAGATTCAGCTATTCGAGGCAAGCATCTTTTTGATAAAAAGAACTGTATGGGCTGTCATACTATAATGGGAGAGGGTGCATATTATGCTCCCGAGCTTACGAAGGTTATAGATCGCAGAGGCGAAGCGTTCGTCAAAGCCGTCTTAAAAGACCCTGAGGCGATGTACCCTGGTCAAAGAAAAATGATAAATTACAAATTTAATGATCAAGAAATCGAAGACCTTGCTTCGTTTTTAACTTGGGTTGGAAAGATGGATCTAAATGGATTTCCTCCAAAGCCAGATCTGATTGCAACGGCAGGTTATGGAGCGGGTAGCAATCCCCTCGAAACAGTAAAACAACCTCAAATTTTTGGTCAAGTGTGTACGGCATGCCACGCCCTAAATGGCCGTGGCGGAAATGTTGGACCGGCTTTAGATGGGGTTGGTTCAAAATTTGATATTCAGTATATTACTCAATGGCTAAAAGATCCTGCCGCAATCAAAACGGATACTAAAATGCCCAAATTACCTCTTTCTGACAAAGATATCGCTGAGCTTGCGACTTATTTATCAAGCTTAAAAGGTGAAACAAAATGA
- a CDS encoding cbb3-type cytochrome c oxidase subunit I, with amino-acid sequence MKYQSQKVAYWFFTVCMLLFGLQIVYGFIMAFAHMGLDGLHNIIPFNVARATHTNLLVMWLLSGFMGAAYYIIPEESEREVLSVKWAYIQLIAFVIVGVTAVIGFHLQWWEGRKFLEIPRPLDYLVVVDVLLFIGLIGGTIWKGKRHTTTSLVLFFGLLTAALLYLPGMIETDNQTHDSYWRWWVVHLWVEGVWELIMGAILSFLLIKLTGVDRELIEKWLYVIVGFTFLSGILGTGHHYYYIGTPRYWLMIGGIFSALEPIAFLGMAIYAIAMARKGKKIIDNSTALLWTLGTAIMSFVGAGFLGFAHTRPQVNMYTHGTLVTAMHGHMAFWGAYACLVLAIITYTMPYMTGRKLQDTKTNVFAFWTSNIGMTAMTVAFGIAGIAQVYLERKMGLDFLLVQKEIEVHFLGLVIAATLFTAGIIAYIWNFIRFGLPVGEIEKM; translated from the coding sequence ATGAAATATCAGTCACAAAAAGTAGCTTATTGGTTTTTTACAGTTTGTATGTTGCTGTTCGGATTGCAGATTGTTTACGGATTCATTATGGCTTTTGCTCATATGGGGTTGGATGGTCTGCACAACATTATTCCATTTAACGTTGCACGTGCAACACATACAAACTTGCTAGTCATGTGGTTGCTGTCTGGATTTATGGGTGCCGCATACTACATCATTCCTGAAGAATCAGAACGTGAAGTACTTTCAGTTAAATGGGCCTACATTCAGCTAATTGCCTTTGTAATCGTGGGAGTGACCGCGGTGATAGGCTTTCACCTCCAATGGTGGGAAGGTCGAAAGTTTTTAGAAATTCCGCGGCCACTTGATTATTTAGTTGTGGTTGATGTTCTGTTATTTATAGGACTTATCGGTGGTACAATTTGGAAAGGCAAGCGCCACACAACGACAAGTCTGGTCTTATTTTTTGGTCTACTTACAGCTGCATTATTATACCTACCAGGAATGATTGAAACTGACAATCAAACGCACGACTCTTACTGGAGATGGTGGGTTGTACACCTTTGGGTTGAAGGTGTTTGGGAACTCATCATGGGTGCCATCTTATCGTTTCTATTAATTAAGTTGACTGGGGTTGACAGGGAGCTGATTGAGAAGTGGCTGTATGTCATCGTCGGGTTCACATTTTTGAGCGGTATTCTAGGAACAGGTCATCACTACTATTATATTGGAACACCAAGATATTGGCTTATGATTGGCGGAATATTTAGTGCTCTGGAGCCCATCGCATTTTTAGGAATGGCCATATACGCTATTGCTATGGCTCGAAAAGGTAAGAAAATTATTGATAATAGCACTGCATTGTTGTGGACACTTGGTACGGCAATAATGTCATTTGTTGGCGCAGGTTTCTTAGGATTTGCCCATACGAGACCTCAGGTTAATATGTACACACACGGCACATTGGTAACTGCAATGCATGGGCACATGGCTTTTTGGGGCGCCTACGCCTGTTTAGTACTTGCGATTATCACCTATACAATGCCGTACATGACTGGTCGAAAACTACAAGACACTAAGACCAACGTATTTGCGTTCTGGACATCAAACATTGGAATGACAGCAATGACTGTGGCATTCGGTATTGCTGGAATTGCGCAGGTCTATCTAGAGCGTAAAATGGGGCTTGATTTTTTATTAGTACAAAAAGAAATTGAGGTTCACTTCTTAGGGCTGGTCATAGCAGCGACACTATTTACTGCGGGGATCATAGCCTATATCTGGAACTTTATCAGATTTGGTCTACCCGTTGGTGAAATTGAGAAAATGTAA
- a CDS encoding YceI family protein: MTRLFLIYQRVIVSIFGVLACWFSLNGGMRFFGIADAAPGSKVSQFVLDQSHTQVIFRVSHLGFSYVTGFFTKVDGEIAINDENPSESKVKFVIATDSVNTHFADRDDHLRKPDFFDAKKYPEIIFTSSKISKQNGNIYSVEGTLNLHGKVKPIKFPFTRLKTGPDMKGQTRTGGFANFVIKRSDFGMNYMNGPDKIGDEVEMTINLEAVLK; this comes from the coding sequence ATGACAAGGCTGTTTTTGATTTATCAAAGGGTGATTGTTTCTATTTTTGGTGTCCTAGCTTGTTGGTTCAGTCTCAACGGTGGAATGAGATTTTTTGGAATAGCCGATGCGGCGCCCGGCTCTAAAGTGAGTCAGTTTGTTTTGGATCAAAGCCACACTCAGGTTATTTTTCGAGTTTCCCATTTGGGTTTTAGTTATGTGACCGGATTTTTCACTAAAGTAGACGGTGAAATAGCGATCAATGACGAAAATCCGTCTGAAAGCAAAGTAAAATTTGTGATCGCGACGGACAGTGTGAACACACACTTTGCCGATCGTGATGATCATTTGCGCAAACCTGATTTTTTTGATGCAAAAAAATACCCAGAGATCATCTTTACCAGTAGCAAGATCTCCAAACAGAACGGAAATATTTATTCTGTTGAGGGAACTCTCAATCTTCATGGCAAAGTGAAGCCAATTAAGTTTCCCTTTACGCGTCTGAAAACAGGTCCTGACATGAAGGGTCAAACACGTACGGGAGGATTTGCTAACTTTGTGATCAAGCGAAGTGATTTCGGCATGAATTATATGAATGGTCCGGATAAGATCGGCGATGAGGTTGAAATGACCATTAATTTAGAAGCCGTTCTCAAGTAA